A single bacterium DNA region contains:
- a CDS encoding carbon storage regulator: protein MLVLTRRVGERVRIGPAVLLTALESGGGRALLEIATPLPVYLPPSDVPLVKPVASPGAPWPRVEIEVHTDAWVMLGAEIGIMIVSAKNDVLKLGLRAPKHVQILREEVYEKIAEEMREAALTGDGDVPELPDSKT from the coding sequence TTGCTCGTTCTGACAAGGAGAGTTGGCGAGCGGGTCCGTATCGGTCCGGCTGTGCTCCTGACCGCACTCGAAAGCGGCGGCGGGCGCGCGCTGCTGGAAATCGCGACCCCGCTGCCCGTTTACCTTCCGCCCTCGGACGTGCCGCTCGTAAAGCCGGTTGCGTCTCCGGGCGCGCCCTGGCCGCGGGTGGAGATCGAGGTTCACACGGACGCATGGGTGATGCTGGGCGCGGAGATCGGGATAATGATAGTCTCGGCCAAGAACGACGTTCTCAAGCTGGGGCTGCGCGCGCCAAAGCACGTGCAGATTCTGCGGGAAGAGGTGTACGAGAAGATCGCGGAAGAGATGCGCGAGGCCGCGCTGACGGGGGACGGCGATGTGCCGGAATTGCCCGACTCCAAGACTTAA
- a CDS encoding flagellar assembly protein FliW: MQFQTARFGEITIAPEDIFDFPFGLIGFPEYRRYAIYREEKLAPFMWLQSLEEPRLCFFVVEPFLFFPDYEVNVKLDRVMESEFASVSDLLVLGIVNIAPEFTDSTVNLLGPLVLNKIRRVGYQFVMDDSPYETKHRLFAAAAESGRAPDLSLVPEAKRA; this comes from the coding sequence ATGCAATTCCAGACTGCGCGATTCGGTGAGATAACGATAGCTCCGGAGGACATCTTCGATTTCCCGTTCGGGTTGATCGGCTTTCCGGAGTACCGGCGATACGCGATTTACCGCGAGGAAAAGCTCGCGCCGTTCATGTGGCTACAGTCGCTGGAGGAGCCGCGGCTGTGCTTTTTCGTCGTCGAGCCGTTTCTTTTCTTCCCGGATTACGAGGTGAACGTCAAGCTCGACCGCGTCATGGAATCCGAATTCGCATCGGTAAGCGACCTGCTCGTTTTGGGGATAGTCAACATCGCGCCCGAGTTCACCGACAGTACGGTGAACCTGCTCGGCCCGCTCGTGCTGAACAAAATCCGCCGCGTCGGCTACCAGTTCGTGATGGACGATTCACCGTACGAGACCAAGCACCGGCTGTTCGCGGCCGCGGCCGAGTCCGGCCGCGCGCCCGACCTTTCGCTCGTCCCCGAGGCCAAGCGGGCGTGA